In the Sebastes fasciatus isolate fSebFas1 chromosome 20, fSebFas1.pri, whole genome shotgun sequence genome, one interval contains:
- the srsf2a gene encoding serine and arginine rich splicing factor 2a isoform X1 has translation MSYGRAPPDVEGMTSLKVDNLTYRTSPETLRRVFEKYGRVGDVYIPRDRYTKESRGFAFVRFLDKRDAEDAMDAMDGALLDGRELRVQMARYGRPPDSMYSRRGAAPRRYGGGYGGRRSRSRSASPHRRRRSRSRSRSRSRSRSRSRHHYSRSRSHSDSRSKSRSRSKSKSNKSKSKSKSKSKSKSKSKSKSKSRTPRRSKTKSPSRSRSSKSKSKSKSKSKSKSKSRSRSPPSNRGSKSRSRSKSKSRPKSPEDNGAET, from the exons ATGAGCTACGGCAGAGCCCCACCGGACGTGGAGGGGATGACCTCGCTGAAAGTAGACAACCTGACCTACCGGACGTCCCCGGAGACTCTGCGCCGTGTGTTCGAGAAGTACGGCCGCGTGGGAGACGTGTACATCCCGCGGGATCGGTACACCAAGGAGAGCCGCGGCTTCGCCTTCGTGCGGTTCCTCGACAAGCGCGACGCCGAGGACGCGATGGACGCGATGGATGGCGCGCTGCTCGACGGCCGGGAGCTCCGGGTGCAGATGGCCCGCTACGGCCGTCCTCCGGACTCCATGTACAGCCGGAGAGGAGCTGCACCACGCCGCTACGGAGGAGGCTACGGAGGGCGCAGGAGCAGGAG CCGGTCAGCCAGTCCTCACCGCCGCAGACGTAGCCGCAGCCGCTCCAGGAGCCGAAGCCGATCCCGATCCAGGAGCCGCCACCACTACAGCCGCTCCAGGTCTCACTCCGACTCCAGGTCCAAGTCACGGTCCAGGTCCAAATCCAAGTCCaacaagtccaagtccaagtctaAATCCAaatccaagtccaagtccaagtctaaatccaagtccaagtccaggACCCCCAGACGGAGCAAGACAAAGTCTCCCTCCCGGTCTCGCTCCTCCAAGTCCAAGTCTAAGTCTAAGtctaagtccaagtccaagtccaagtccaggAGTCGATCCCCGCCTTCCAACAGAGGGTCCAAATCGCGGTCCCGCTCCAAATCCAAGAGTAGGCCTAAATCTCCAGAAGACAACGGAGCAGAAACTTAA
- the srsf2a gene encoding serine and arginine rich splicing factor 2a isoform X3 codes for MSYGRAPPDVEGMTSLKVDNLTYRTSPETLRRVFEKYGRVGDVYIPRDRYTKESRGFAFVRFLDKRDAEDAMDAMDGALLDGRELRVQMARYGRPPDSMYSRRGAAPRRYGGGYGGRRSRSRSASPHRRRRSRSRSRSRSRSRSRSRHHYSRSRSHSDSRSKSRSRSKSKSKSKSKSKSKSKSKSRSRSPPSNRGSKSRSRSKSKSRPKSPEDNGAET; via the exons ATGAGCTACGGCAGAGCCCCACCGGACGTGGAGGGGATGACCTCGCTGAAAGTAGACAACCTGACCTACCGGACGTCCCCGGAGACTCTGCGCCGTGTGTTCGAGAAGTACGGCCGCGTGGGAGACGTGTACATCCCGCGGGATCGGTACACCAAGGAGAGCCGCGGCTTCGCCTTCGTGCGGTTCCTCGACAAGCGCGACGCCGAGGACGCGATGGACGCGATGGATGGCGCGCTGCTCGACGGCCGGGAGCTCCGGGTGCAGATGGCCCGCTACGGCCGTCCTCCGGACTCCATGTACAGCCGGAGAGGAGCTGCACCACGCCGCTACGGAGGAGGCTACGGAGGGCGCAGGAGCAGGAG CCGGTCAGCCAGTCCTCACCGCCGCAGACGTAGCCGCAGCCGCTCCAGGAGCCGAAGCCGATCCCGATCCAGGAGCCGCCACCACTACAGCCGCTCCAGGTCTCACTCCGACTCCAGGTCCAAGTCACGGTCCAGGTCCAAA TCCAAGTCCAAGTCTAAGTCTAAGtctaagtccaagtccaagtccaagtccaggAGTCGATCCCCGCCTTCCAACAGAGGGTCCAAATCGCGGTCCCGCTCCAAATCCAAGAGTAGGCCTAAATCTCCAGAAGACAACGGAGCAGAAACTTAA
- the srsf2a gene encoding serine and arginine rich splicing factor 2a isoform X2 produces MSYGRAPPDVEGMTSLKVDNLTYRTSPETLRRVFEKYGRVGDVYIPRDRYTKESRGFAFVRFLDKRDAEDAMDAMDGALLDGRELRVQMARYGRPPDSMYSRRGAAPRRYGGGYGGRRSRSRSASPHRRRRSRSRSRSRSRSRSRSRHHYSRSRSHSDSRSKSRSRSKSKSKSKSKSKSRTPRRSKTKSPSRSRSSKSKSKSKSKSKSKSKSRSRSPPSNRGSKSRSRSKSKSRPKSPEDNGAET; encoded by the exons ATGAGCTACGGCAGAGCCCCACCGGACGTGGAGGGGATGACCTCGCTGAAAGTAGACAACCTGACCTACCGGACGTCCCCGGAGACTCTGCGCCGTGTGTTCGAGAAGTACGGCCGCGTGGGAGACGTGTACATCCCGCGGGATCGGTACACCAAGGAGAGCCGCGGCTTCGCCTTCGTGCGGTTCCTCGACAAGCGCGACGCCGAGGACGCGATGGACGCGATGGATGGCGCGCTGCTCGACGGCCGGGAGCTCCGGGTGCAGATGGCCCGCTACGGCCGTCCTCCGGACTCCATGTACAGCCGGAGAGGAGCTGCACCACGCCGCTACGGAGGAGGCTACGGAGGGCGCAGGAGCAGGAG CCGGTCAGCCAGTCCTCACCGCCGCAGACGTAGCCGCAGCCGCTCCAGGAGCCGAAGCCGATCCCGATCCAGGAGCCGCCACCACTACAGCCGCTCCAGGTCTCACTCCGACTCCAGGTCCAAGTCACGGTCCAGGTCCAAA tccaagtccaagtctaaatccaagtccaagtccaggACCCCCAGACGGAGCAAGACAAAGTCTCCCTCCCGGTCTCGCTCCTCCAAGTCCAAGTCTAAGTCTAAGtctaagtccaagtccaagtccaagtccaggAGTCGATCCCCGCCTTCCAACAGAGGGTCCAAATCGCGGTCCCGCTCCAAATCCAAGAGTAGGCCTAAATCTCCAGAAGACAACGGAGCAGAAACTTAA